A window of the Paenibacillus woosongensis genome harbors these coding sequences:
- a CDS encoding MgtC/SapB family protein produces the protein MLLEWEIIMKLFIALLFGLFIGIDRQLKQKPLGIKTSMVICIASCLVTIVSIQSFHKFAGPDHPNMDPMRLAAQIVSGIGFLGAGVILRRSNEGISGLTSAAMIWAASGIGIAIGAGFYLEAALAVVLLILAVNFIPYMIKWLGPYKLNQRDVSVKIVMEDRGNVTDMIRIIERKEEKGPAAKWNRHRIRRLKIKDLEEGRQRIDMVISASEREYTTEIYHFVRQIDHVISVEVENL, from the coding sequence ATGTTACTGGAATGGGAAATTATTATGAAGCTGTTTATCGCGCTTCTGTTCGGTTTGTTTATCGGCATCGACCGCCAGCTGAAGCAGAAGCCGCTGGGCATTAAGACGAGCATGGTCATTTGTATCGCGAGCTGTCTGGTGACCATCGTCTCCATACAATCGTTTCACAAATTCGCCGGACCGGATCATCCGAATATGGACCCGATGCGCCTGGCAGCGCAAATTGTCAGCGGTATTGGTTTTCTTGGCGCCGGGGTTATTTTGCGGAGAAGCAATGAAGGCATTTCCGGACTTACGTCGGCAGCGATGATATGGGCGGCGTCGGGTATCGGGATCGCAATTGGCGCCGGATTTTATCTTGAAGCGGCGCTGGCGGTTGTCCTGCTCATTTTGGCGGTGAATTTCATTCCTTATATGATCAAATGGCTTGGACCCTATAAACTGAATCAACGCGATGTCTCCGTCAAAATCGTGATGGAGGATCGAGGCAACGTTACGGATATGATCCGGATCATTGAACGGAAGGAAGAGAAGGGGCCAGCAGCGAAATGGAACCGTCATCGCATACGCCGTTTAAAAATTAAAGATTTGGAGGAGGGCCGTCAGCGTATTGATATGGTCATCTCGGCCTCGGAGCGGGAATACACGACGGAAATATACCATTTTGTGCGCCAAATCGATCATGTCATCAGTGTTGAAGTAGAAAATTTGTAG
- a CDS encoding response regulator transcription factor, with protein MSKQILIVDDDEKIAKLIEIYLLNEGYSVFKADNGLDALDIVERDPIDLVILDIMMPGMDGITVCMKIRETRTTPILMLSAKDGDMDKITGLMTGADDYMVKPFNPLELIARVKSLLRRSSYSMQPAQPPQDHIINLGSLQIDKETHTATVDGRAVKLTPIEFNILFLLASHPGRVFGSEEIFELIWKDKYFESNNSVTVHISRLRDKLEKEMDGEKLIRTVWGVGYKIES; from the coding sequence ATGAGCAAACAAATTTTAATCGTAGACGATGATGAGAAGATTGCAAAGCTGATCGAGATATATTTGCTGAATGAAGGCTACTCCGTATTTAAGGCCGACAATGGACTGGATGCTCTTGACATTGTGGAGCGTGACCCCATAGATCTGGTTATCCTGGATATTATGATGCCAGGCATGGACGGAATTACCGTGTGCATGAAAATCAGGGAGACGCGAACCACGCCGATATTGATGCTCAGCGCCAAGGACGGGGATATGGACAAAATAACAGGCCTTATGACCGGGGCTGACGATTATATGGTGAAGCCGTTTAATCCCCTAGAGCTGATTGCGCGGGTCAAATCGCTGCTGCGCCGCTCCTCTTACAGCATGCAGCCTGCGCAGCCTCCGCAGGATCATATCATCAATCTGGGCTCCCTGCAAATCGACAAGGAGACGCATACGGCGACGGTCGATGGCCGGGCAGTCAAGCTGACGCCAATTGAATTCAATATCCTGTTTCTGCTGGCCAGTCACCCCGGCCGGGTGTTCGGCTCGGAGGAGATATTCGAGCTGATTTGGAAGGACAAGTACTTTGAGAGCAACAACTCGGTAACCGTTCATATCAGCCGGCTGCGGGATAAGCTGGAGAAAGAAATGGACGGCGAAAAGCTGATTCGCACCGTATGGGGGGTTGGCTACAAAATTGAAAGCTAG
- a CDS encoding sensor histidine kinase, with the protein MKASLRFLTWLLWTVVTSIVALLILVLVAKLFYALFPWVTIGYVLSWVNRNIGYPDAYYITGVPILLLFALYFYRRSIRRHEEKYLALLIEEVHRIEEGTTHRIPIENVGKLGQLATDINRMVDRLRTSMEEERRAEQTKNELITNVSHDLRTPLTSITGYLGLIEQDRYKDEVELRYYVGMAYEESLRLKQLLQDLFEFTRLQNKEMKIYKSRINLVEMLHQITAHFGWQLQESDMECRLCFAEQQLYVIADGDKLRRVYENLIVNAIRYGSDGKYIDIRGRVEGDQVITEVINYGEPIPEADLPHLFDRFYRVEKSRATNTGGSGIGLAIAKHIVDLHQGEIFADSDEDRTAFTVKLSRKSKP; encoded by the coding sequence TTGAAAGCTAGCCTCAGATTTCTAACGTGGCTGTTATGGACTGTAGTCACTTCCATTGTTGCCCTGCTTATTTTGGTATTGGTAGCGAAGCTGTTCTACGCCTTATTCCCGTGGGTGACTATCGGTTATGTGCTTAGCTGGGTGAACCGGAATATCGGATATCCTGATGCCTATTACATTACGGGCGTCCCCATCCTCCTGCTGTTTGCACTCTATTTCTACCGGCGCAGCATTCGCCGTCATGAGGAGAAGTATTTGGCGCTTCTGATCGAAGAGGTGCATCGGATCGAGGAGGGAACCACGCACAGAATTCCAATTGAGAACGTCGGGAAATTGGGCCAGCTGGCGACGGACATCAACCGAATGGTCGATCGCTTGCGCACCTCTATGGAGGAGGAGAGACGGGCGGAGCAAACGAAAAATGAGCTCATTACGAACGTTTCCCATGATCTGCGCACGCCGCTGACGTCAATTACCGGATATTTGGGATTGATAGAACAGGACCGGTACAAGGACGAGGTGGAGCTTCGCTATTACGTCGGCATGGCCTATGAAGAATCTCTACGCCTCAAGCAGCTGCTTCAGGATTTATTTGAGTTTACAAGATTGCAGAACAAGGAAATGAAGATATATAAAAGCCGGATCAATCTGGTTGAAATGCTTCATCAAATCACGGCACACTTCGGCTGGCAGCTGCAGGAGAGCGATATGGAGTGCCGGCTCTGTTTCGCGGAGCAGCAGCTCTATGTCATTGCCGATGGGGACAAGCTGCGCAGGGTATACGAGAATTTGATTGTCAATGCTATCCGTTATGGCAGCGACGGGAAATATATTGATATTCGCGGCCGCGTGGAAGGAGATCAGGTCATAACCGAGGTTATCAACTACGGCGAGCCGATTCCAGAAGCGGATCTTCCACATTTGTTCGACCGGTTCTACCGGGTCGAGAAATCGCGCGCTACGAATACAGGAGGCTCCGGCATCGGTCTGGCAATAGCGAAGCATATCGTCGATCTTCATCAAGGTGAAATCTTTGCGGACAGCGACGAAGACCGGACCGCATTTACCGTCAAGTTATCAAGGAAATCGAAGCCTTAG
- a CDS encoding response regulator translates to MKVILVDDERLALDYLERQLMKLDEVVILGKYTNPFVGKEQILQQDVDVIFLDISLPEINGIELAEQILEKKPDMHIVFVTAYNEHAVKAFELNALDYIVKPIIAERLAITMERVRSRRVLVSKQQEVPRKEEHIRLNVLKQVTIETSPGQFSIMQWRTSKAQELFLYLLQHRGQLVRKSALIDLLWPEYEMDKVYSQLYTAVYHIRKTLEPFGERFQIANATEGYILKIQNVVLDVEQWESELASLYPPTLERVDRCSEAIRQYTGHYLQEHDYWWAESERQRLKELWLEASYAVAALYERAGLLDQAINSYSAICRQHALEEEAYFALMKIHHSMNHPHLVEREYGMLTRIYQEELNEEPSPHIIKWFKQNMIEQ, encoded by the coding sequence ATGAAGGTAATCTTGGTAGATGATGAAAGGCTGGCCTTGGATTATTTGGAGCGTCAGCTGATGAAGCTTGATGAAGTAGTGATTCTGGGGAAATATACCAATCCGTTCGTGGGCAAAGAGCAAATATTGCAGCAGGATGTAGACGTTATTTTCCTCGATATCAGCCTGCCTGAAATTAACGGGATCGAGCTGGCGGAGCAAATTTTGGAGAAGAAGCCGGACATGCATATCGTATTCGTGACGGCCTATAACGAACATGCGGTGAAAGCATTCGAGCTGAATGCCTTGGATTATATTGTCAAACCCATTATTGCCGAACGTTTAGCCATCACGATGGAACGCGTCAGGTCGCGGAGGGTTCTGGTCTCCAAACAGCAGGAGGTGCCGCGGAAGGAAGAGCATATTCGGCTGAATGTTCTGAAGCAGGTTACGATTGAGACCTCCCCTGGGCAATTTTCCATCATGCAGTGGCGAACCTCCAAGGCGCAGGAGCTTTTTCTGTACCTGCTTCAGCATCGCGGGCAACTGGTGCGAAAGTCGGCCTTGATCGATTTACTCTGGCCCGAATACGAGATGGATAAAGTGTACTCCCAGCTATACACAGCGGTTTATCATATTCGTAAAACACTGGAGCCGTTCGGGGAACGTTTTCAAATTGCCAACGCAACTGAAGGCTACATTCTGAAAATTCAAAATGTCGTTCTTGATGTGGAACAGTGGGAGTCAGAGCTTGCATCGCTCTATCCCCCGACCTTGGAACGTGTAGATCGATGCTCTGAAGCTATAAGGCAGTACACAGGACATTATTTGCAGGAACATGATTACTGGTGGGCGGAGAGCGAGCGCCAGCGGCTTAAGGAGCTTTGGCTTGAGGCCTCATATGCCGTCGCTGCTCTGTATGAGCGCGCGGGGCTTCTTGATCAAGCGATTAACAGCTATAGCGCTATTTGCAGGCAGCATGCTCTAGAGGAAGAAGCTTATTTTGCCCTGATGAAAATCCATCATTCCATGAACCATCCCCATCTGGTTGAGCGGGAGTATGGAATGCTTACCCGGATCTACCAGGAAGAGCTGAATGAGGAGCCAAGCCCTCACATCATCAAATGGTTTAAGCAGAATATGATTGAGCAATAG
- a CDS encoding Ig-like domain-containing protein translates to MRKKGFVLLVAAMLFLHSIIGPGFASANTPLGSSSNSKSILTKVMLKDAAGSVIDAVYNPNADPVVMGAPVTLEYEWELENGHDYVAGSTFEFDIPQEFELYNSVNGILEISGLEISNFAASKNGHVIVTFDEDVSGYSDVGGTIIFNTNFSKTAITGSTEVAIPFPVRGG, encoded by the coding sequence ATGAGAAAAAAAGGTTTTGTATTACTGGTCGCCGCCATGCTGTTTCTACACAGCATCATAGGTCCCGGATTTGCATCGGCGAACACGCCCCTGGGCAGCTCCAGTAACAGTAAGAGCATTTTGACCAAGGTCATGCTGAAGGATGCGGCAGGCAGCGTCATTGACGCTGTCTATAATCCGAATGCCGACCCGGTGGTCATGGGAGCGCCGGTGACCCTGGAATATGAATGGGAGCTTGAGAACGGTCATGATTACGTAGCCGGGAGCACGTTTGAGTTCGATATTCCACAGGAATTCGAGCTGTACAACAGCGTAAATGGCATTCTCGAAATTAGCGGTTTAGAAATCAGTAATTTCGCTGCCTCCAAAAACGGCCATGTGATTGTTACCTTCGATGAAGATGTAAGCGGGTATTCTGACGTGGGCGGGACGATTATTTTCAACACCAATTTTAGCAAGACGGCGATAACGGGCAGTACCGAGGTGGCTATTCCGTTTCCGGTCCGCGGGGGATAA
- a CDS encoding collagen binding domain-containing protein: MLERIDQAVITDETPPGLSLDVSSIQVHKLNVNVDGSTQLGAPVLSGYTLDTQSLDGFRIEFDSRSIRHIG, encoded by the coding sequence TTGCTTGAACGGATCGATCAGGCTGTAATCACGGATGAGACACCCCCGGGCCTATCTCTGGATGTTTCCTCGATCCAAGTTCATAAGTTGAACGTTAACGTGGACGGCAGCACGCAGCTTGGGGCTCCCGTTCTATCAGGCTACACGCTCGACACACAGTCCCTGGACGGCTTTAGAATCGAATTTGACAGTCGCTCGATTCGGCATATCGGATAA
- a CDS encoding prealbumin-like fold domain-containing protein — protein sequence MAPAELAPITGLTPLQEGVDYTLVIAPDDSSQMLEGAVFVLQDAKGKRPAITKTTDVDGKALFTDLLYGDYVLEGFRLLQATNCLTLRSVSQ from the coding sequence TTGGCGCCAGCGGAGTTAGCACCGATAACGGGCTTGACGCCGCTTCAGGAAGGTGTCGATTATACACTGGTCATCGCTCCGGACGATTCGTCCCAAATGCTGGAAGGCGCTGTATTCGTATTGCAGGATGCCAAAGGTAAAAGACCGGCGATTACGAAAACGACGGATGTTGATGGCAAAGCACTGTTTACCGATTTGCTGTATGGTGACTATGTACTGGAAGGCTTCAGGCTCCTGCAGGCTACGAACTGCTTGACGCTCCGATCAGTGTCACAATAG
- a CDS encoding LPXTG cell wall anchor domain-containing protein: MAVANEREAEPPVTPPVAPPVTTPEEPEPENPAVAQEPVETGEDGESAENASTGEGNPPQSEASGQNHEEQTNANDGKNVSGAGEGAQDHPSKSDMGVTKLPKTGESSDLPYYAAGLAIIAAGIYLRRRTTKQA, translated from the coding sequence GTGGCTGTTGCCAATGAAAGAGAGGCGGAACCACCGGTAACACCGCCAGTAGCGCCGCCGGTTACCACACCGGAAGAGCCGGAGCCGGAAAACCCGGCAGTAGCTCAGGAGCCCGTGGAGACCGGCGAGGATGGCGAATCCGCAGAAAATGCCTCGACTGGCGAGGGGAATCCGCCTCAATCCGAGGCAAGCGGTCAAAATCATGAAGAACAAACGAATGCCAATGACGGTAAAAATGTGTCAGGAGCTGGTGAAGGAGCCCAGGATCATCCGAGTAAATCGGACATGGGTGTGACCAAGCTGCCGAAAACGGGAGAAAGCTCTGATCTGCCTTACTATGCAGCAGGATTGGCGATCATTGCCGCCGGAATCTATTTACGGCGAAGAACAACCAAACAAGCTTAG
- a CDS encoding hybrid sensor histidine kinase/response regulator, whose protein sequence is MTTKKVFIYLGIFLLVLASLRLVWCSFRIMPEHPQAERGELDLRHWQFSDRQVITLNGEWEFYPGHFVSPAASGEQRDELDRLYMQVPGKWSSSINQKFGYGTYRLRVLIQDTDGVYSIQLPNVQSATRLYINGQMYGEMGPAETKEHNKARNVPYSVNFHTAKSEVEVLLHVSNFHIYGMGGIVQSVKFGTAAAMMNERLLSEMLQIVACVVLLLHGIYAGILFALGHRGKELLYFALMIFFAVLSVLTDDDKLLLAWLPIPMAWVFKLKIIIYICLAIFLMLCTKSLLGRKENRRTVRALLVFSAAGMLLMFGLPDRYLRVGNHLLLVIMLAVIILVPYFAFRSIREGEKSAVFILMAAAAVSINIFIGGIIKSRFWADMPYYPLDLIIAFVSFAAFWFIRFAQTTFHAKKLAERLQEEDKRKDEFLANTSHELRNPLHGMINMAQAVLDNGQNRLIDRHRSDLKLLIQIGQRLSLQLNDLLDVSLLREGQIRLYKQSVSVQATASGVVEMLRYLSDAKKLEMVLDVSDSFPRVLADENRLVQILFNLLHNAIKYTNEGFIVLSAEVHENQARIYVRDTGIGMDEETQRRVFLPYHQGTSDAPAIQGGLGLGLSICKQFVELHGSSLELQSEPGQGSVFSFSLPLAVADQDKAAPDPGKSGEDDAAYLFLTSSDRLAEPAVTEESAPEQETAQWDSQPKIIAVDDDPVNLKILQHILSQEHYHISAVTTAEEALQLLDSGEWDLVISDVMMPNISGYELTREIRRKYTISELPILLLTARSRSQDIEAGFKAGANDYLSKPMDALELKTRVQALIALKRSIMERLHMEAAWLQAQIQPHFLYNTLNSVASLSVMDTSRMVVLLERFGSYLRTSFDVRNLQRLVPIEHELEMLHSYLYIEKERFGDRLQVVWDLEDYSSVQIPPLSMQPIVENSVRHGLLTRVSGGTVTICIHNHPDYTEIIVEDDGVGIEEEKLRCLLETDSHSRRGIGLINTDRRLKQLYGQGLHISSVPGEGTRVAFQIPKPKS, encoded by the coding sequence ATGACAACGAAAAAAGTATTTATTTATCTCGGTATATTTTTACTTGTGTTGGCCAGCCTGAGACTGGTATGGTGCTCCTTTCGCATCATGCCCGAGCATCCTCAGGCAGAACGCGGAGAACTGGACCTTAGACATTGGCAGTTCAGCGATCGGCAGGTTATTACACTAAATGGAGAGTGGGAATTCTACCCTGGGCATTTTGTAAGCCCCGCAGCAAGCGGAGAGCAGCGGGATGAACTCGATAGACTCTACATGCAGGTGCCGGGAAAATGGAGCTCTTCCATAAATCAAAAATTCGGCTATGGAACTTACCGCCTTCGGGTTTTGATTCAGGATACGGACGGCGTATATTCGATTCAGCTTCCGAATGTCCAGTCAGCAACACGATTGTATATAAACGGTCAAATGTATGGCGAAATGGGCCCTGCAGAGACAAAGGAACACAACAAAGCAAGAAACGTTCCTTATTCCGTTAATTTTCACACTGCTAAATCTGAAGTTGAGGTTCTCCTCCATGTCTCGAATTTTCATATCTACGGCATGGGCGGTATAGTACAGTCCGTAAAATTTGGAACGGCTGCGGCCATGATGAATGAGAGGCTGCTGTCCGAAATGCTGCAGATCGTCGCATGCGTAGTATTGCTGCTGCATGGCATATATGCCGGGATTTTGTTTGCGCTTGGTCATCGCGGCAAAGAATTGCTTTACTTTGCGCTTATGATATTTTTTGCCGTCCTCTCCGTGTTGACGGATGACGACAAGCTGCTTCTGGCCTGGCTGCCTATCCCAATGGCATGGGTCTTTAAGCTGAAGATTATCATCTACATTTGCTTGGCTATTTTTCTGATGCTGTGCACGAAATCTCTTCTAGGCCGAAAAGAGAATAGAAGAACCGTTCGCGCGCTTCTCGTGTTTAGCGCTGCAGGCATGCTGCTCATGTTCGGCTTGCCGGACCGCTATTTGAGAGTAGGCAATCATCTACTGCTTGTCATCATGCTTGCTGTCATTATACTTGTTCCATACTTCGCATTCCGCTCCATTCGGGAAGGAGAGAAGTCGGCCGTTTTCATTCTTATGGCGGCGGCTGCCGTTTCCATAAATATATTTATTGGCGGGATCATCAAGAGTAGATTTTGGGCGGATATGCCTTACTACCCGCTGGATTTGATCATTGCATTTGTCAGTTTTGCGGCCTTCTGGTTCATCCGGTTCGCACAGACGACATTTCATGCGAAAAAGCTTGCTGAACGGCTGCAAGAGGAAGACAAGCGAAAAGACGAGTTCCTCGCCAATACTTCACACGAATTGCGTAATCCGCTGCATGGCATGATCAACATGGCACAGGCGGTGCTTGATAATGGACAGAATCGTCTGATAGACAGGCATCGCAGCGACCTGAAGCTCTTGATCCAGATCGGTCAGCGCCTGTCGCTTCAGCTCAATGATCTGCTGGACGTTTCATTGCTCCGAGAGGGACAAATCCGGCTGTATAAGCAGAGCGTGAGTGTGCAGGCGACGGCTTCCGGCGTAGTCGAGATGCTTCGTTATTTAAGCGATGCGAAAAAGCTGGAAATGGTGCTGGACGTGTCTGATTCGTTTCCGCGAGTTCTTGCCGACGAGAACAGGCTGGTGCAAATCCTCTTCAATTTGCTGCATAACGCGATTAAATATACGAACGAAGGCTTCATCGTACTGTCGGCGGAAGTGCATGAGAACCAGGCTCGTATCTACGTTAGAGACACTGGCATCGGCATGGACGAAGAGACACAGCGCAGAGTATTTCTACCGTATCATCAGGGGACTTCTGATGCACCGGCCATACAAGGTGGATTGGGACTAGGGCTCAGCATTTGCAAGCAATTTGTCGAGCTGCATGGAAGCAGCTTGGAGCTGCAATCCGAGCCCGGTCAAGGCTCCGTGTTCAGCTTCTCGCTACCTCTGGCCGTGGCCGATCAGGATAAAGCGGCGCCAGATCCAGGGAAATCCGGGGAGGACGATGCGGCCTATCTATTTTTAACTTCTTCTGACAGGTTAGCCGAGCCGGCCGTTACGGAGGAATCCGCTCCGGAGCAGGAAACGGCCCAGTGGGACAGCCAGCCCAAAATTATTGCTGTGGATGACGATCCCGTAAATCTGAAAATACTGCAGCATATCCTTTCTCAAGAGCATTATCATATTTCGGCCGTAACCACCGCCGAGGAAGCGTTGCAGCTCCTTGACTCGGGAGAGTGGGACCTCGTCATTTCCGATGTCATGATGCCAAATATATCGGGGTACGAACTGACGCGGGAAATTCGCCGCAAATATACGATTTCCGAGCTGCCGATCCTGCTCCTGACGGCAAGAAGCAGGTCTCAGGATATCGAAGCCGGGTTCAAGGCCGGAGCGAATGATTACTTAAGCAAGCCAATGGATGCGCTGGAGCTAAAAACAAGGGTGCAGGCTTTGATCGCCTTAAAGCGGTCGATTATGGAGCGTCTGCATATGGAGGCCGCTTGGCTTCAGGCACAGATTCAGCCGCACTTTCTGTATAACACGCTAAACTCCGTGGCATCGCTCAGTGTTATGGATACGTCACGAATGGTAGTTCTTCTCGAGCGGTTTGGCAGCTATTTGCGGACCAGTTTTGATGTGCGCAATTTACAGCGGCTCGTGCCGATTGAACATGAGCTTGAGATGCTGCATTCTTATCTCTACATTGAGAAGGAGCGCTTCGGTGACCGTCTGCAGGTGGTCTGGGACTTGGAGGATTACAGCAGCGTTCAGATACCTCCCCTATCCATGCAGCCCATCGTGGAAAATTCGGTCAGACACGGCCTGCTGACACGGGTAAGCGGAGGTACGGTAACGATCTGCATCCATAATCACCCAGACTATACAGAGATCATCGTTGAGGATGACGGTGTAGGCATTGAGGAAGAGAAGCTGCGATGCCTGCTTGAGACCGACTCCCATTCGCGCCGCGGGATCGGGCTTATCAATACAGACCGGCGCTTGAAGCAGCTCTATGGACAGGGTTTACATATAAGCAGCGTTCCTGGCGAAGGAACAAGGGTGGCTTTTCAGATACCTAAGCCCAAATCATAG
- a CDS encoding GGDEF domain-containing protein produces MAEHAGTMYIIIIGVLSAVLVGMTIVLRSLLRERTDLMKLAYTDAVTGLMNRNGFDHFWARHKGKDHLAVLSLDLDHFKEINDTYGHMAGDQLLHDVSIGLRQITNKNQLAFRIGGDEFVFIMKNCDPNKVEILASLILDKISRPFEIQGRNIKVTGSIGISISEGRKVDRQRMMAEADLAMYHAKKLGRNRYSLYREERHKYLKELEYTLRKKHKRKMLF; encoded by the coding sequence ATGGCAGAACATGCAGGAACGATGTATATCATTATCATCGGAGTTTTAAGTGCAGTGCTTGTCGGGATGACCATTGTTCTCCGGTCGCTGCTCCGGGAGAGAACAGACCTGATGAAGCTGGCTTATACCGATGCCGTCACTGGGCTTATGAATCGAAATGGTTTCGATCATTTCTGGGCACGTCATAAAGGGAAGGATCATCTGGCTGTATTGTCTCTAGATCTGGATCATTTCAAAGAGATAAATGACACGTACGGTCATATGGCGGGGGATCAGCTCCTGCATGATGTCAGTATCGGCCTGCGCCAAATCACGAATAAAAACCAGTTGGCTTTTCGCATCGGAGGCGATGAGTTCGTGTTTATCATGAAAAATTGCGATCCGAACAAAGTGGAGATATTGGCGTCGCTAATCTTGGATAAAATCAGCCGGCCGTTTGAAATTCAGGGGCGTAACATCAAGGTCACCGGGAGCATCGGGATCAGCATTAGTGAAGGGCGCAAGGTTGACCGCCAGCGAATGATGGCTGAAGCTGATCTCGCGATGTATCATGCCAAGAAGCTTGGCAGAAACCGATATTCACTTTACAGGGAGGAAAGACATAAGTATTTGAAGGAATTGGAATACACGCTTAGGAAGAAACATAAGAGAAAAATGCTATTTTAG
- a CDS encoding D-alanyl-D-alanine carboxypeptidase family protein — MRKKGLVLFAVIGLLLLANSPQLDHLHLSASAFMSKAKAQWRVITAPGLGGLEGKSMLVMDRETGKILYAHNDKKRMYPASTTKILTALIVLERGDPDELVTVGKEARLRTADESTAGLHEGDQLPVRDLIAAMMLPSGNDAARTAAVYIAEKETGRKLEPEEAIAYFAGLMNQRAKELGAKNSHFVNPHGLHDPDHYTTARDIAVIAQAAMSQEAFQGIVGEVVHYREGTGETTAFRNRNRLIQSDNEWYFQGANGIKTGYTEKAGYCLVGSAVRNDKELISVVLHSTEQGVWSDSVKLLDYGFQS, encoded by the coding sequence TTGCGAAAAAAAGGGCTTGTACTGTTTGCAGTCATCGGACTGCTGCTCCTGGCCAACTCTCCGCAGCTTGATCATCTGCACCTGAGCGCGTCGGCGTTCATGAGTAAAGCAAAAGCGCAATGGCGTGTGATAACAGCCCCCGGGCTAGGTGGACTGGAAGGAAAATCCATGCTTGTTATGGATCGGGAGACCGGAAAAATCTTATATGCCCATAATGATAAAAAGCGAATGTATCCTGCCAGCACAACCAAGATATTAACGGCGCTGATCGTGCTCGAAAGAGGCGATCCCGATGAGCTTGTAACGGTCGGCAAGGAAGCGCGGCTTCGTACAGCCGACGAGAGCACGGCAGGTCTCCACGAAGGGGACCAGCTGCCAGTTCGGGATCTGATCGCTGCGATGATGCTCCCCTCAGGGAACGATGCGGCCAGAACCGCGGCGGTATATATTGCGGAGAAAGAAACGGGCCGAAAGCTGGAGCCGGAGGAAGCGATCGCTTATTTTGCCGGGCTGATGAATCAGCGGGCTAAGGAGCTTGGTGCGAAGAACAGCCATTTCGTCAATCCGCACGGGCTGCATGATCCGGATCATTATACGACGGCGCGGGATATCGCAGTCATCGCCCAAGCTGCGATGAGTCAAGAAGCCTTTCAGGGCATCGTTGGCGAGGTGGTTCACTATAGAGAGGGTACGGGGGAAACCACTGCTTTTCGTAACCGCAACAGACTAATTCAAAGCGATAATGAGTGGTATTTTCAGGGAGCTAACGGCATCAAGACGGGATACACCGAGAAGGCAGGTTATTGTCTGGTCGGGTCGGCCGTCCGAAATGACAAAGAGTTGATTTCCGTTGTTCTTCATTCGACTGAGCAGGGAGTTTGGTCGGACTCGGTCAAATTGCTGGATTACGGATTCCAAAGCTAG
- a CDS encoding sigma-70 family RNA polymerase sigma factor: MSVLSIDKAYRDYKNDVYRYLFYLCRNHHTAEDLTQETFCRAWSHLEQLPEKKVKPWLFRVSHNAYIDKLRKESRSSSYENEFFYQFAGEETPETWMLREESRQELYSQLLLLNLNQRQAVLLYDIHGFSYQEAANLMEISLSKFKITLYRARQRLRNESKATATA, translated from the coding sequence ATGAGCGTATTATCGATCGACAAAGCTTACCGTGATTATAAAAATGACGTATACCGGTATCTGTTTTACTTATGCCGGAACCACCACACCGCAGAGGATTTGACACAAGAGACGTTCTGCCGGGCATGGTCCCACCTGGAGCAGCTGCCGGAGAAAAAAGTGAAGCCCTGGCTGTTCCGGGTGTCGCATAATGCTTACATAGATAAGCTGCGCAAGGAGAGTCGTTCCTCTTCCTATGAAAATGAATTTTTTTATCAGTTTGCAGGCGAGGAGACGCCGGAAACATGGATGCTTCGGGAGGAGAGCCGCCAGGAGCTTTACAGCCAATTGTTGCTGTTGAATCTAAATCAGCGTCAGGCCGTGCTGCTCTACGACATCCATGGTTTCTCTTATCAGGAAGCGGCGAATCTCATGGAAATTTCGTTGTCCAAATTCAAAATTACGCTATATCGCGCGAGACAAAGACTTCGCAACGAATCGAAGGCTACGGCGACCGCTTAA